TCCAAGACCCACTCCAGAGCAGCAGCCCAGCAGCTAAGAGTCCTGCAGGCAAGCggctccaccaccaccactacccatcATCCTCCCCATGGGCAGTCATTCTCTGCAAAATCAGCAGCcccctagaggcacaagcaccacctcTACCATTTGAGAGAAGGGCCTCTGGAGGCACAAGAACCACATGCAATTGGAAGAAGAGCAGCCTCCCCATGAACAGCCCCTCTCCAGCAACATCAGCAGATCATATAGGCACAAGAGCCACCCACATTAGTTGGAAGAACAGGCACAGAcaacccacaccagttggaagaacagagcccataggcacaagtaaagcccacaccagccagaagaactggaCAATACGCTAGATCTAGGCACCCAAACCCCCataaacctcagctgagacaaccctACTCAACCTGACAACCAGCCAATCACCAGAACTCTTGGCCATTCAgggcaaaagaaaataaagaaaatagacaATAAAGGGACAAAAGACCCAAccaacaaagacatcacaagaatcaaTAGCTGTtcctataattatcccaaaccaGGATGGGTAAAcggcagtgtaagaatacattcaacaacataaagagcaatacggcaccaccagaacctagtgattctgcaacagcaagacctgaacatcctaatgcagatgaagcagaagaaaacgaccttaaaaaaataactttatgaagatgatagaggcccttaaagagaaaaataaaaattcccttaaagaaatggaggaaaagacaaacaaaaaaaatgggaagaaatcaataaatcctttaaagaaacccaagaaaaaaacaaacaggtgaaggaaacaattcaagacttgaaaattgaaatagaggcaataaagaaagtACAAGAAAAGGGAATTTTGGGAAATGGAAAAgctgggtaaatgaacaggaactacagatgcaagcatcaccaacagaatacaagagatggaagagagaatctcaggcattgaagatccAGTACAGGAAAtcgattcatcagtcaaagaaaatgataaggccaacaaattcttaacacaaaacatccaggaaatctgggacaccatgaaaagactaaacctaagaataatagggatagaagaaggagaattccagctcaaaggcacagaaaatatattcaatgaaATCACAGAAGAACACTtatccaacctaaagaagaacaTGCCTAGAAAGATccaagaaacttacagaacaccaaataacctggaccaaaaaaaaagtcccttcaccacataataatcaaaactccaaacatacagaatgaagaaagaatatggaaaaaggccaaataacagACCTATCAGAACTGCACCCAACTTCTCATAATAAAAGCAacatacagcaagccaacagccaacatcaaattaaatagagaaaaactcaaaatgattccactaaaatcaggaacaagataaggtttccactctctccatatctattcaatatagtacttgaagttctagctagagcaataagtcaacaaaaggagatcaaggggatacaaattgaaaggaggaagtcaaactttcgctatttgcagatgatagtatacataagtgaccccaaaaattctatcagggaactcctacagctgataaataccttcaataatgtggcaggatacaagattaactaaaaaaatcagtagccctcctatatacaaataataaacgggctgagaaagaaatcagagaaacatcaccctttacaatagccacaaataacataaaatgccttggggtaactctaaccaaacaagtgaaagacctgtttGACAAGATccttaagtctttgaagaaagaaattgaagaaaatatcagaaaatagaaagatctcccatgctccaggataggtaggattaacatagtaaaaatggcaatcttaccaaaagcaatctatagattcaacataatccccaccaaaatcccaacacaattcttcacagactatgaaagaacaatattcaacttcatatggaaaaacaaaaaacccaggatagctaaaacaatcctgtacaataaaggaatttCTGGAAGCATCActgtccctgacttcaagctctactacagagtcatagtaataaaaacagcttggaattgccataaaaacagacacatggatcaatggaatcgaattgaagaccctgacattaatccgcacatatgatttttgacaaagagccAAGtttgtacagtggaaaaaagaaagtgtcttcaacaaatggtgctggcataactggatgtcaacatgtagaagaatgtaaatagatccatatctatctccCTGCaaaaaactcaagttcaagtggatcaaagaaattaacataaatccagtcacactgaatcggatagaagagaaaatgggaagtagccttgaaagcattggcacaggagactacttcctgaatataacattagtagcacagacactgagagtaacaatcaataaataggacctcctgaaactgagaagcttctgcaaggcaaaggacatggtcaataagacaaaacaccgtcctacagaatgggaaaacatcttcaccaaccccacatctgacagagggctgatctccaaaatatataaagaacttgagaaactagacatcaaaataccaaataatccaatttaaaaaatggggtatagatctaaacagagaattctcaacagatgaGTCTCAAATGGGCAAAAGacattgctcaacatccttagtcaccagggaaatgcaaatcaaaatgactctgagataccatcttacacctgtcagaatggctaagatcaaaaacattggtGACaaattatgttggagaggatatggagcaaggggaacactcctccactgttgtacaatattattttaaggtgtgttatttttgtttatgttgcatttgtttaactctgtgaagctgtgtatctgcacctgtctgaaacacctgatggtctaataaagaactgaatggccaatagtgaggcaggagataGAGTAGGTGGGGCTGGTAAGCAgaaaggataaatagaaggagaaatctgagaggaaaaagaggagaagtagctagagaaggaggaggactccaggggccagccacccagctacacagcaggccacggagtaagaaataatgaaaggtgtacagaaatagagaaaggtaaaagcccaaatgctgtgggatgtatggcaaatgtgttgctaattaatcaataaaacattgattggccgttggctaggcaggaagtataggcagggcaaggaggagaagtgggaataaagctgggaagtggaaggctgagtcagagagacactgccagccgccacgatgagaaacagcttgtgaagatgccggtaagccacgagccatgtggcaagatatagattaaaggaaatggattaatttaagctataagaacagttagcaagaaacctgccacggccatacagtttgaaagcaacataagtctctgtgtttacttggtcgggtctgagaggctgtgggactggcaggtgaaagagatttgccctgactgtgggccaggcagaaaaacttaagctacaaatggcgtccaacgtgatggcaagagtttccacctaaaaacggagaaaaaagattctaaaacggagctaaaaacagcttcctaattgtctctctcaaatgagcagcagctgctggtttgagttaCTGGTGGATTCCTAGCGTGCgcactcaacctgcagtatggcgggaatgaggcctctgcaagtggcagattaagctgcatggtggatttagactttgctagcacaaaaaaaaaaaaagaggtttctggactacacgctgcttggataaaagcatagacccacaatagctcccagagctggtggtaaatgtagccatgttgggaagcttaggtgggcggagccagcagccacagctgctgcagtttaaagcaatagattcacaataagacagattcagatgtaatagtttacaatgtgtgtaaaaatgtacgtaggcttggaagagagagaaaaaggaatatatacagttgtataaagaaatacatagtttttaaaaataaagtctttaaagagacagtaaaggtaatataaaaaataagccacgtaaagatgaatattacacagagaatctggattgtgttgtctttgggatttttaactgcagagagatatttgattgtaaaggaagctgagttaaaccaatatgcatattttaaagatatcttgacttcaaaatttcgatgtaaggatatgttactttggaaaggagactctgcttttgttcccacagaaaaccaaaggctatggatttgttcaagattaagatacatcaggtttgaccagccaagaccccctgaaggtctccgatgacaccatggcccagatgatccaacatccagaatggtttgaaggcatctggctcagacaatacagcctcatggactattccataattctaaaattttctttgtttccccataagatacagcgcccccttccagcaggaagtagtaagagaagctgcgctcaaattcccaaattatatgtaattttactttgttaaggttaaaaccttccttttggaaaaaaaaaaagggggaagtgctgtgggatatatggcaaatgtgttgctaattaatcaataaaacattggccgttggctaggcaggaagtataggcggggaaaggaggagaagtgggaataaagctgggaagtggaaggctgagtcagagagacactgccagccgccacgatgagaaacagcttgtgaagatgccggtaagccacgagccatgtggcaaggtatagattaaaggaaatggattaatttaagctataagaacagttagcaagaagcctgccacagccatacagtttgaaagcaacataagtttctgtgtttacttggtcgggtctgagaggctgtgggactggcaggtgaaagagatttgccctgactgtgggccaggcaggaaaactccagctacactcaaAGGCAAAAGCTACACAGGATAAAGTtgtaaagctggctagcaacaagccaagttaaggctgggaattcataactaagaataagcctccatgtgtgatttatatgggagctgggaggtgggccccccaaaagaccaaaaacaacaacactccacttctggtgggagtgcaaacttatatagcCACTCCGGAaaccagtatggcagtttctcagaaaattaggaatcaatctacctcaagaccctgagataccactcttgggcatatacccaaaagatgctcaaccacaccacagggacacttgctcaactatgttcatagcagcattattcgtaatgaccagaatctagaaacaacctagatgcccctcaaccaaagagtatggtatatttacacaatggagtattactcagctgtaaaaagcaatgacatggaatttgcaggcaaatagatggaactaggaagaatcatcctgagtgaggtaacccagacccagaaagacaaacatggtatgtactcactcataagtagatagtAGATTTAAACAAAGgttaaccaggctacaatccacagccctagagaaactaggtaacaaggaggaccctaagagggacacatggatggccctGGGAAGGgtatgagatctcctgggtaaactggtgGGGGGAATGGGAACATAAGGGATTGAGATGGCTGAGTTAggggacagacagagagggagagcaatgaaagaggtaccttgatagagggggccattacagggttagggagaaacctagtaccagggaaactcccaggaatccacaaggatgaccccagcaatagtggagacggtgcctgaactggcctcctctgtaatcagattgatgactaccctaattgtcatcatagaaccttcatccagtaactgatggaagcagatgcagagatccacagccaagcactgggccgagctccaggagttcagttgaagagagggaggaaagattgtaggagtcaggggggtcaagatcatgacagggaaacccacagagacagctgacgggagctcgtgggagctcacagactgacagctagagagcctacatgggactgacttaggccctctgcatgtgggagacagttgtataactcattctgtttgtggggctcctagcagtgagaccaGGATCTGTGcatagtgcatgagctggctttttggaacctattccaaaaagaggtgggatgcctcgctcagccttgatgcagttgggaggagcttagtcctgcctcaacttgatatgccatgcattgtggactcccatgggaggtcttaccctttctgaggagtggatggggaggagtagaaaggaggtgggggagggaacaggaggagaggagggaggggaaattgtggttggtatataaagtaaataaaaaataataaaaaaagaataatcagaTCTAAGAGGAAGGATTCTGGTGGTCTGTTACCCAATAGGGTGGGCATCGGTAACAACAATGAACtgtatgtttcaaaataaatagagGAGAATTTTCACATACTCACCACAAAGAAATAATGTTTGAGGTGATAGGCTGATTCTGATCTGATCATAGgtagtatacatacatgtatcaaAGCATCACACTGTGCCTAATAAATATGTACAGTATTAGATGCCAACTTAAAATCAAgtcaaactaaaacaaataacaagTTAATGAGTTGAAAGTTTTGGTTTTAGGTTGTGCCTTCAAGGAATACAAGGCACCAACCCAGCTGTCTTTGGGGATCCAATTCAGCAACCCATCTATCAACTATTTAAATCTGCTGCCTGCCGCGCTCAGTTGCCCCTGAGAACTCCAAGCTTGCTACTGCCGTCAATACTGACAATGGTGTGGAAGccgtatggagagagtggatgtGTGCCTGGGAGTGATGCCATAGAAGACGAGCTGCTTACACAACAAACTGGTGGGAACTTtgactcctttctcttttctcttgtcaAGGGCATGGACAAGCCTGAGTTCAGAGACAATCGTGACCATTTTTGACCGGGAGAGTTCCGGTAAATATGACTCTTTTTACTCATAAATATtcctagaaagaaaaagaattaccaGTTACAGGACTTCCATGGTTGTGAAAAGGTTTCCTGTTTGCCCTCAAGGCAGATTGACTGAACTCTCCATCTGCAGGATGCAAAAACAAGGTAAACAAGGTACCAGCCAGAATTCTGCTGGCCACCTCCTGGAGCTGGTCATCCGCTCCTTCCCTCTGCATGGTTCCTTCACTCACTGtggtcctctctctccttccagtaCTTCCAGTACTTATCCAGCTTGCTTCATGCATGGAGGAAATGATCACTCCCCACCCTGCTTCTTACCTGCATCTTATTTCTGATTCCTTGTTTCTCTTTAGTTTGGCAGAAAACACTGAATAATTAAAATTGGAATGGTGGACAGGTTAGAAATACCAGACGTGGCTTGTTTAGTGCTAAGTCCTCTTAGTTTTGTAAGTGGTGCTGTCATCCACATTGCAAATTTGGGGAAAAtgccagagacacagagaaacacacacacacacacatacacacacacacacacacacacacacacacacagagagagagagagagagagagagagagagagagagagagagagagagagagagagagagagagatggttaaTGATTTTTGATGTTTTCTCCCCAGTGACACTTTTCATTCTGATTCTCATCGCCTCATCTCTGGATCAAAATATCCAGGgattttctagaactttcaggaaGCCAGGAAGCCGCACCAGAGCTGCTGAGGCAAGGCTAGGGAGTGGCGAagatataaagaataaaatttaatcaCCTTGTTCTGTATCTCCTAATCCAACAAGCCGTGTTCATGGGCTCCAGAGAGCTGTTTATTTCGCCATTAgaaccacctcccacccctaccaCCGGACAGGTACGTGTGGGCGCGGCAGACATTGACAGGACAAAATCTGCCGTgaggttcattcccagcacccttaAGTTCCCTTTGCTTCTGAAGTTCCCCTCCAACTTCTAAAACTGGGGGTCTGTCGTGATTCCAGAGATCCGGGAAGACACTGACACAGACTTCCCCCAAATAACCGGCTGGTTCCCACGCTTCCCACGTGGGTGCTGGCTCTCTGGACCCTGCTTCCATTACTTGTTTCAAATACAACTTTTAGAATCTTCCATGAGGAGGTTTTCAAATACACACCCTTTAGTTTCCACTAAACTCGTTTTATTATACTTCCTCAAGTTTGGTTCATCTGGAGTCTGTAGAAATGAATGGCTAAAACCAGTGTGATTTCAAacactaagaaagaaaataagattttttttatagaagtattattttattttcttgtgccctattaatttttttctagttttaattatgtatatgtgtgtctgtgtaggtgtATTTACATGTGTGAAGGGCCCACAGAGACTGGAATAGGGTGTCATATCTGCAGCTaatgcccagtgtgggtgctgggaactgaaatgtGCCATCTTCAGGAGCAGTATGAACCCTTAACTGTTGAACAATTTCTCTAGCTCTTCTGGGACCCTTCTAGTAAAGACAAAAACTTTCTGTGAGGACCTTTGATAATGTCATTAAATATCTTTGCATATTTCACATGAAACTGCCACAaaacaggttttattttatttttctgggtaAGAGAATTTTGCATAAACATGAGAACTTAAATtctaatccccagaactcatgtaaaaatctGGGTGTGGCCAGGAGCTACTGTACCCCTAGAACTGATGGCAGGGGTCAGGGAGACAGGAGGGTGGCTGGTGTGTACAAGAGGTTTATTTCTtcaatttaatttctaaaatcaGAAATATTTCTATAAGGCAAGTCACCCCTGGTGATTGCAGCTGAGGCTAGCTTGGGGAgtgacatttctttttctgaagtGTCTGAAACTCCATCAACAGTGCAGCTTCCTTCCTGACTCCCAGGCACCATGGTCTCTGTACTCAGAAGAAATGATTTATTGATGTTATTATCTGTCTGTCCTCAGGAGATGAAGGACATATCTCAGGATGGAAAGCAGGAACCCCCTCTAGGCATTGTGGGCAAGCTATTACTCGGGAGTTAGTAAACCACTTATGGAAAATATACTCTCCAACTGTTTACTTTGCTGGTATAGAACCTAGAGAAAATGTGTAAGTCCCATGGAAGGCAACCAACTCTGACCTCACACAGCCTCTTAACCTCTGTTGATTAAAAGTATGAGGAACATGGATGATGCTGAAATTAATCTCCCTGAGCTAGACATCCATATCTGATTGCCAACCAGAGCAAGACAAAATTAAAACAGGAAACTGTAATTAACTCTATGACTGCAACTACACGTCTTTTACCTGCTTTATTACGGGTGTTTCTTGTTAGttcattcttttatatatatatatatatatatatatatatatatatatatatatacatacatatatgtatatatatattttaaagatagtgTATGCTTAGGACATTGCAGGCCAATAGTTGATCAGGCAGTTCAttatctttccttcttccaaagaAACTTCTACTATACCCCAGTTGCAGCCAATGTTGACATGATCACCAtcgaagtattttttaaaatctctctctttCAGGCCTAGCGTCATCCTTGACTAGGCTCCTCCCACCGTGACTGCAGTGACTCCCCAGCTGAACTGGGAATTCCAGTCTTTGGGATCCTCATTTTTACTCTTCGTCTGTGTTATTTTAGATCCCCATTTTCTTCAGAAGAACTGAAGATCTAAAAACATCCTAAAACAACCAAAGCCCAATAACCCACGTCAGAGGGGAAATTGGCCAACGTGGGCAGCTGGCTGGCCTGACAATGAATGCGTGGTATTTAAAACATAGAAACTGTTATCACATCTGGACCAACAGCCAATGAAATGTGGGCTCTGGGGTATTGAGGAAATTGTTGATTTGAAGAAGAGAAGGCATCATGTAAGAGgaggttttattgttttatttactttcgtTTCTCAAATTCCAAGGGGAGGAGGCACCCCACAGCTATGGGCAACTTCAGTGCTGTCTCTGAGTTCATCCTTCTTGGGCTGTCTGCTGATGCTGAGGTCCAAGCCGCGCTCTTTGTGGTTTTCCTTGTGATCTATGTCCTGACCCTGACGGGGAACTCGGTAATTCTGCTCGTGATAATGGCTGACGCTCACCTCCGTTCCCCGATGTACTTTTTTCTGGGTCACCTCTCCTTCGTGGATCTTTTGTATTCGTCGGTCTCTGTGCCCAAGATGCTAGAAAATCTAGTGTCTGAGACAAAAACCATCCCCGTGAAGGCCTGTCTGGCCCAGGCCTTCTTTGTGTTCGCCATTGGAGGCACCGAGACTTTGCTCCTTGCAGTCATGGCCTACGACCGTTACGCGGCCATTTGCCACCCTCTACGCTATGGCCAGATGATGAGCAGTCAGTTGTGTGAGGGGCTTGTGTGGGgatcctggggcctggccataCTGAACTCACTCATCAACACCCTCCTAGCTGTGAAGTTGGACTTTTGTGACTATGGAGCCATACACAACTACAACTGTGAgatcccttccctcttccctctgtcttGCTCTGACGTCTCCACTAACGCCACTGTCTTGCTCTGGTCTTTTGTTCTACATGCCTCTGGAACCTTTCTTCTGGTCTTATCTTCCTATGGCTGCATTTTCTCCGCTATCCTGAACATGCGTTCCACCTCGGGCAGAAGCAAGGCCTTCTCCACCTGTTCCTCCCACCTCACTATAGTGAGCTTGTACTTCGGCTCAGCCTGCCTGCGCTACACCATGCCCACCTCGGGCTCTCCCGTGGAAATAATCTTCTCTCTGCAGTACAGTGTCATCACCCCCATGCTGAACCCCCTCATCTACAGCCTGAAGAACAAGGAGGTGATGGCGGCTGTCAGAAAAATGCTTGGAAAATGCTGCCAGCATTTTGATTAAGTCGGTCAGAGACACGGGGTGAAGAAAACACTTGAGAGATCCACGGTCAAGCTATGGAGAGATTTAACAGGAATGCCCCTAGAGTCAGATGCTGTGTGAAAATACTGGGGTTTTCCCAGAGTAATGCCTCTTCCCATGGCGGCCTTAAAGTTATTCTATTCAGAGACAAAGCATTAAGTATCTGACTCTTCTGCTAcgaaattaatttaaatatacttgtttattattttatcttaaagAGGACATTTCTTAGTTTGTCTCCACCCCTCACCCTCCCaaatactttctattttcttttagtaACG
This genomic interval from Peromyscus eremicus chromosome 20, PerEre_H2_v1, whole genome shotgun sequence contains the following:
- the LOC131897174 gene encoding olfactory receptor 8S1-like codes for the protein MGNFSAVSEFILLGLSADAEVQAALFVVFLVIYVLTLTGNSVILLVIMADAHLRSPMYFFLGHLSFVDLLYSSVSVPKMLENLVSETKTIPVKACLAQAFFVFAIGGTETLLLAVMAYDRYAAICHPLRYGQMMSSQLCEGLVWGSWGLAILNSLINTLLAVKLDFCDYGAIHNYNCEIPSLFPLSCSDVSTNATVLLWSFVLHASGTFLLVLSSYGCIFSAILNMRSTSGRSKAFSTCSSHLTIVSLYFGSACLRYTMPTSGSPVEIIFSLQYSVITPMLNPLIYSLKNKEVMAAVRKMLGKCCQHFD